The Alkalidesulfovibrio alkalitolerans DSM 16529 genome has a window encoding:
- a CDS encoding glycosyltransferase, which yields MRVLHVITGLGLGGAETSLVKLVAATPEIEHRIVSLLPEGALAAAARAAGATVQSIDVSPSPAALLRVGRLTRIVREFAPDVVQTWLYHADFMGFLAARLAGLPDRTVPVAWNIRCADMDLSHYRLATRLTVRLLALLSRLPQAIVTNSRAAVEHHRKLGYAGDFTVIPNGFDTGRFAPDATARARLRAEWGMTADQPLIGFVGRLDAMKNLPLLCRALSFVTARQEDVRAVFCGQWLGPNDGAAQRLLRRHGLEGRVRLLGPRDDVPAVLSALDCLVLSSRSEGFLNVLGEAMACGVPCATTDAGDAALIVGGEGRVVPRGDADALSRAILDILTLPPDEKEALGRRARERIEREFSIAAMAGRYLDLWASLAAKAAPRS from the coding sequence GTGAGGGTGCTGCACGTCATCACCGGCCTTGGCCTGGGCGGGGCCGAAACCTCGCTGGTCAAGCTCGTGGCGGCCACGCCCGAGATAGAGCATCGTATCGTGAGCCTTCTGCCCGAAGGCGCTCTTGCCGCTGCCGCCCGGGCAGCCGGGGCCACGGTACAAAGTATCGACGTTTCGCCGAGCCCCGCGGCGCTGCTTCGCGTGGGACGTCTGACCAGGATCGTGCGCGAGTTTGCGCCGGATGTGGTCCAGACCTGGCTGTATCACGCCGATTTCATGGGCTTTCTGGCCGCGCGACTGGCGGGCCTTCCAGACAGGACGGTGCCTGTGGCCTGGAACATCCGCTGCGCGGACATGGATCTTTCGCACTACCGGTTGGCCACGCGGCTCACGGTACGCCTCTTGGCCCTTCTCTCGCGTCTGCCTCAAGCCATCGTCACCAACTCGCGCGCCGCCGTGGAGCATCATCGAAAGCTCGGCTACGCGGGAGACTTCACGGTCATCCCCAACGGGTTCGACACCGGACGTTTCGCTCCCGACGCCACGGCCCGCGCGCGCCTCCGGGCCGAGTGGGGCATGACTGCAGATCAACCCCTGATCGGTTTCGTGGGCCGCCTGGACGCCATGAAGAACCTGCCGCTTTTGTGTCGCGCTCTTTCTTTTGTAACCGCTCGGCAGGAAGATGTTCGCGCCGTGTTCTGCGGTCAGTGGCTTGGGCCGAACGACGGGGCGGCGCAGCGGCTTTTGCGCAGACACGGGCTGGAGGGCCGCGTGCGGCTGCTCGGCCCACGCGACGACGTGCCTGCCGTGCTCTCGGCCTTGGACTGTCTGGTATTGTCCTCGCGTAGCGAGGGCTTCCTCAACGTTCTGGGCGAGGCCATGGCCTGCGGCGTGCCTTGCGCGACCACGGACGCGGGCGACGCGGCTCTGATCGTGGGTGGGGAGGGCCGGGTCGTGCCGCGCGGCGACGCCGACGCGCTCAGCCGAGCGATCCTCGACATCCTGACGCTTCCCCCCGATGAAAAGGAAGCCCTTGGCCGCCGCGCCCGCGAGCGCATCGAGCGGGAATTCTCCATTGCAGCCATGGCTGGTCGCTATCTCGACCTATGGGCATCACTGGCCGCCAAGGCCGCGCCCCGTAGTTGA
- a CDS encoding response regulator → MNATRPMVLILDDEERIRELLIDYLGDYDEFDLVGAGSAEEALGLLARQPVDLCMVDIRLPGMDGAAFILAARESGLCPRFIVHTGSVGLALTEEMRGVGLTRDDVFLKPADIDKILERIRERLRTPVHGED, encoded by the coding sequence ATGAACGCCACGCGGCCGATGGTCCTTATCCTTGACGACGAGGAGCGGATCAGGGAACTGCTCATCGACTACCTGGGCGACTACGACGAGTTCGACCTCGTGGGCGCGGGTTCGGCCGAGGAGGCGCTGGGGCTACTCGCGCGGCAGCCGGTGGATCTGTGTATGGTCGATATTCGGCTGCCGGGCATGGACGGCGCGGCCTTCATCCTGGCGGCCAGGGAGAGCGGCCTGTGTCCGCGCTTCATTGTCCACACGGGCTCGGTGGGGCTGGCCCTGACCGAGGAGATGCGCGGGGTGGGCCTCACCCGGGACGACGTGTTCCTCAAGCCGGCGGACATCGACAAGATACTCGAACGCATCAGGGAGCGGTTGCGGACCCCCGTGCACGGGGAGGACTAG
- a CDS encoding FeoA family protein — protein MESTIGLRQLALGQRAVIARVKASGELGRRIRDMGLVAGAEIEVVGRAPLNDPVALRLKNFTLTLRNNEADNILVTPIAPTQGARS, from the coding sequence ATGGAATCGACTATCGGCCTTCGTCAACTGGCCCTCGGGCAGCGGGCGGTCATCGCGCGTGTAAAGGCCTCGGGCGAGCTCGGCCGCCGCATCAGGGACATGGGGCTCGTGGCCGGAGCCGAGATCGAGGTCGTGGGCCGCGCGCCCCTGAACGACCCCGTGGCCCTGCGCCTGAAGAATTTCACCCTGACCCTGCGCAACAACGAGGCCGACAACATCCTCGTCACGCCCATCGCGCCCACGCAAGGAGCCCGTTCATGA
- a CDS encoding Fur family transcriptional regulator, translating into MGKRDVLEREQREAFRDYLARKRLKMTPQRMRILDAFLASEGHLSSEDLYHRVREVDNTVGQATVYRTLKLLSDSGIAKEVDFAEGVARYEHGFHDEHHDHLICQRCRATVEVADERIERLQEDLAAKHGYRLTGHSMCLYGICPRCRAKE; encoded by the coding sequence ATGGGAAAGCGGGACGTCCTTGAACGCGAGCAGCGCGAGGCCTTTCGTGACTATCTGGCACGAAAGCGGCTGAAGATGACGCCGCAGCGCATGCGTATTCTCGACGCTTTCCTCGCCTCGGAAGGGCACCTTTCCTCCGAGGATCTCTACCATCGGGTGCGCGAGGTGGACAACACCGTGGGGCAAGCCACGGTCTACCGCACCCTCAAGCTCCTCTCCGATTCCGGCATAGCCAAGGAAGTGGACTTCGCCGAGGGCGTGGCCCGCTACGAGCACGGCTTCCACGACGAGCACCACGACCATCTCATCTGCCAGCGCTGCCGGGCCACCGTGGAGGTGGCGGACGAACGCATCGAGCGCCTTCAGGAAGATCTCGCCGCCAAGCACGGCTATCGCCTGACCGGCCACAGCATGTGCCTCTATGGCATCTGTCCTCGCTGTCGCGCCAAGGAATAA
- a CDS encoding FeoA family protein, producing MCSLCSHKPLSDFPSGSTVTIERFCDCAGGQCRCRLCALGLTPGTRVIVDSAGPGGCRIRVRGADLVIGQGMAEKVLASPVQN from the coding sequence ATGTGTTCCCTGTGCTCCCATAAGCCCCTGAGCGACTTCCCCAGCGGAAGCACGGTCACGATCGAGCGTTTTTGCGATTGCGCGGGCGGGCAGTGCAGGTGCCGCCTGTGCGCCCTGGGGCTGACCCCTGGCACGCGGGTGATTGTCGATTCGGCCGGGCCGGGCGGCTGCCGCATCAGGGTGCGCGGCGCGGATCTCGTCATCGGTCAGGGCATGGCCGAGAAGGTGCTCGCCTCGCCGGTCCAAAATTAG
- the asnB gene encoding asparagine synthase (glutamine-hydrolyzing), which produces MCGVTGLVLPGRAGADIEPLARAMADTMAHRGPDGAGAWSAEGVALGHRRLAIIDLSPAGAQPMRSATGRYAVSYNGEIYNFRELRQELEGLGHAFSGGSDTEVMLAAVEQWGVAQAVGRFVGMFAFGLWDEAEKTLWLCRDRLGVKPLYYAVMGGGAASGLAFASELKALRALPDFDPDIDREAVTLFMRHNYIPAPLTIYRAARKLPPGCLARFAPGASKPEVIPYWSLREVWQRGVAEPFAGGPDEAAEALSPLLADAVRLRMIADVPVGVLLSGGIDSSLTAALMREAVGGETPVRAFTVGFSEAAYDESAHAGRVARALGLSHTVLPVSATDLLDLVPHLPRMWDEPFADASQVPTHLVFKRLAGEVVVALTGDGADECFAGYARYGWAAHFAHVERFPLALRRLAAGMCSLAPGACLNLLGPRGRKLRWRAGLLSSRDFPTFYRALVSHHLDPAALVVGGSEPSTPLTEPGWLLGGADRLRQMQAWDMAAYLPDDILVKADRASMGASIEARSPFLDHRVVEFATALPPEATVREGRGKQPLRRLLARRLPPRLFERPKAGFTLPVEAWLGHELREWAEPLLSRRSLSVAGLLDPEPVRKLWKAYLAGDTSRHSLLWNALMLQAWHEHWIAGGAT; this is translated from the coding sequence GTGTGCGGCGTTACGGGCCTTGTGCTGCCTGGGCGCGCGGGCGCGGATATCGAGCCGCTGGCCCGGGCCATGGCCGATACCATGGCCCATCGCGGACCAGACGGCGCGGGCGCGTGGAGCGCCGAGGGAGTGGCCCTCGGGCATCGCCGTCTGGCCATCATCGATCTTTCGCCCGCCGGGGCGCAGCCCATGCGCTCGGCCACGGGCCGCTACGCCGTCAGCTACAACGGCGAGATATACAATTTCCGCGAGCTTCGGCAGGAGCTCGAAGGCCTGGGCCACGCCTTTTCGGGCGGCTCGGACACCGAGGTCATGCTCGCGGCCGTGGAGCAGTGGGGCGTTGCCCAGGCCGTGGGGCGTTTCGTGGGCATGTTCGCCTTCGGGCTGTGGGACGAGGCCGAAAAGACGCTGTGGCTGTGCCGCGACCGCCTCGGCGTCAAGCCGCTCTATTACGCGGTTATGGGCGGCGGGGCCGCGAGCGGCCTGGCCTTCGCCTCGGAGCTGAAGGCTTTGCGCGCATTGCCGGACTTTGACCCCGACATCGACCGCGAGGCCGTGACGCTCTTCATGCGCCACAATTACATTCCCGCGCCGCTAACCATCTACCGCGCCGCGCGCAAACTCCCGCCAGGCTGTCTGGCACGCTTCGCCCCTGGCGCATCCAAGCCCGAGGTCATCCCCTACTGGAGCCTGCGCGAGGTCTGGCAACGCGGTGTGGCCGAGCCCTTTGCGGGCGGTCCCGACGAGGCTGCCGAGGCGCTCTCGCCCCTTTTGGCCGATGCGGTGCGGCTGCGCATGATCGCGGACGTGCCCGTGGGCGTGCTGCTCTCGGGCGGCATCGACTCGTCGCTCACGGCCGCGCTGATGCGTGAGGCCGTGGGCGGGGAGACGCCGGTGCGCGCCTTCACCGTGGGGTTTTCCGAGGCGGCCTACGACGAGTCGGCCCATGCCGGGAGAGTGGCCCGCGCGCTGGGGCTCTCGCACACCGTGCTGCCCGTGAGCGCCACCGACCTGCTCGACCTTGTGCCGCATCTGCCCCGGATGTGGGACGAACCCTTCGCCGACGCCTCGCAAGTGCCCACGCACCTCGTGTTCAAGCGGCTCGCGGGCGAGGTGGTGGTGGCCCTCACGGGCGATGGCGCGGACGAGTGCTTCGCGGGCTACGCCCGCTACGGCTGGGCCGCACACTTCGCCCACGTGGAACGCTTTCCCCTGGCGCTTCGGCGGCTGGCGGCCGGGATGTGCTCCCTTGCGCCCGGGGCCTGCCTGAATCTGCTCGGCCCGCGCGGCAGAAAGCTGCGCTGGCGCGCCGGGCTTTTGTCGAGCCGCGATTTTCCCACCTTCTATCGGGCACTCGTCTCGCACCATCTGGACCCGGCCGCGCTCGTCGTCGGCGGCAGCGAGCCGTCCACACCGCTCACCGAGCCCGGCTGGCTGCTCGGCGGCGCGGACCGCCTGCGCCAGATGCAGGCCTGGGACATGGCCGCCTACCTGCCCGACGACATTCTGGTCAAGGCCGACCGGGCCAGCATGGGCGCGTCCATCGAGGCCCGCTCGCCCTTTCTCGACCACCGCGTGGTGGAGTTTGCGACCGCGCTGCCGCCCGAGGCGACCGTGCGCGAGGGCAGGGGCAAGCAGCCGTTGCGCCGCCTTTTGGCCCGGCGGCTGCCCCCGCGCCTCTTCGAACGACCCAAGGCGGGCTTCACCCTGCCTGTGGAGGCTTGGCTCGGCCACGAACTGCGCGAGTGGGCGGAGCCGCTTCTTTCGCGCCGCTCCCTGAGCGTGGCAGGGCTGCTCGATCCCGAGCCCGTCCGAAAGCTTTGGAAGGCGTACCTCGCCGGCGACACTTCGCGCCATTCACTGCTCTGGAACGCGCTCATGCTCCAGGCTTGGCACGAGCATTGGATCGCGGGAGGCGCGACGTGA
- a CDS encoding GGDEF domain-containing response regulator has protein sequence MNKPGPEKDGILVLVAEDDAIIREQMAMTLRRAGMRVITAVDGHEAFETYLRSFPDLVVSDIRMPRMDGLELARRIREMSNDVCIILVSAYSDNETLFASINLRVDGFARKPVLPDELVSLTRRCNLHGRGERSLLSKVMDHNPDMFLTTDGERALYVNQPLMRFLGIASIEGHDALHMLGTRITPAHAAKHPDSPQPHAASVSWIADLVRQGGGADPLLAVSTPTGREPEPPQRTFLVRVGRLPLEDTVFSIVSFADVTRIQEERDFYLELALKDSLTGLGNRRRLMDELAKEAVRAGRYAKDLSIIILDIDDFKVLNDTHGHQVGDHVLCEIARIMEENVRQVDLLARHGGEEFCCLAPETGLEGAQEMAEKLRRRIALHDFDVAGRVTASFGVALFDPSETPEQFMARADKALYQAKRQGKNQVCVADAPETA, from the coding sequence ATGAACAAGCCCGGCCCGGAGAAGGACGGCATCCTGGTCCTCGTGGCCGAGGACGACGCCATCATCCGGGAACAGATGGCCATGACCCTGCGCCGGGCCGGGATGCGTGTCATCACGGCCGTCGACGGCCACGAGGCCTTCGAGACGTACCTGCGCAGCTTCCCCGACCTCGTCGTATCCGACATCCGCATGCCACGCATGGACGGCCTGGAACTTGCGCGACGCATCCGTGAGATGTCCAACGACGTCTGCATCATTCTTGTCTCGGCCTACTCGGACAACGAAACCCTTTTCGCCTCCATCAATCTGCGCGTGGACGGCTTCGCGCGCAAGCCCGTGCTTCCCGACGAGTTGGTCAGCCTCACGCGGCGTTGCAACCTGCACGGCCGCGGCGAGCGCTCCTTGCTCAGCAAGGTCATGGACCACAACCCTGACATGTTCCTGACCACGGACGGCGAGCGGGCACTGTACGTGAACCAGCCGCTGATGCGCTTTTTGGGCATAGCGAGCATCGAGGGACACGACGCCCTGCACATGCTCGGCACCCGCATCACCCCCGCGCACGCCGCCAAGCATCCAGATTCGCCCCAACCGCACGCTGCCTCCGTCTCCTGGATCGCGGATCTCGTTCGCCAGGGGGGTGGCGCCGATCCGCTGCTCGCGGTGAGCACACCAACAGGTCGCGAGCCCGAGCCGCCGCAACGCACCTTCCTGGTCAGGGTTGGTCGCCTGCCCCTGGAAGACACGGTCTTCTCCATCGTCAGCTTCGCGGACGTGACCCGCATCCAGGAAGAGCGGGACTTCTACCTCGAACTGGCGCTCAAGGATTCGCTCACAGGCCTTGGCAACCGCCGCCGCCTCATGGACGAGCTGGCCAAGGAGGCCGTGCGCGCTGGCCGCTACGCCAAGGACTTGAGCATCATCATCCTGGATATCGACGATTTCAAGGTCCTGAACGACACCCACGGCCACCAGGTGGGCGACCACGTGCTGTGCGAGATAGCGCGGATCATGGAGGAGAACGTGCGCCAGGTGGATCTTCTTGCCCGACACGGCGGCGAGGAGTTCTGCTGCCTGGCCCCGGAAACGGGTCTGGAGGGGGCGCAGGAGATGGCCGAAAAGCTCAGGCGCCGCATCGCCCTGCACGATTTCGACGTGGCCGGGCGCGTCACGGCCAGCTTCGGGGTGGCGCTCTTCGATCCATCGGAAACCCCTGAACAGTTCATGGCCCGGGCCGACAAGGCCCTCTATCAGGCCAAACGCCAGGGCAAGAATCAGGTCTGCGTCGCGGACGCGCCGGAAACGGCCTGA
- the galE gene encoding UDP-glucose 4-epimerase GalE, producing MTKTAPILVTGGAGYIGSHACKALARAGYEPLVLDDLSSGHEWAVKWGPLVRGDIHDTALLDGLFARHRFAGVLHFAAFIQVGESVAEPAKYYENNTGGALRLLDAARRHGCRAVVFSSTAAVYGTPDSVPIPVSAPLRPENPYGRSKRMVEEILADFEAAYGLRHAILRYFNAAGADLEGEIGEEHAPETHLVPLAVLAAQGKAPPLRLFGDDWDTPDGTPIRDYIHVTDLAEAHVLALRRILERDESLICNLGTGQGNSVREIVAAVARVGGREVPHSVAPRRPGDPSRLVADPSAAEELLGWRPRITEIEEIVASAWRWHAQRMGI from the coding sequence ATGACAAAGACGGCTCCCATCCTCGTCACCGGCGGGGCGGGGTACATCGGCAGCCATGCCTGCAAGGCCCTGGCCCGGGCCGGGTACGAGCCCCTGGTGCTCGACGATCTCTCGTCCGGCCACGAGTGGGCCGTGAAATGGGGGCCGCTGGTGCGCGGCGACATCCACGACACGGCACTCCTCGACGGCCTCTTTGCCCGCCACCGCTTTGCCGGGGTGCTGCACTTCGCGGCCTTCATCCAGGTGGGCGAGTCCGTGGCCGAGCCCGCCAAATACTACGAGAACAACACGGGAGGCGCGCTGCGCCTGCTCGACGCGGCCCGCCGCCACGGCTGCCGCGCCGTGGTCTTCTCCAGCACCGCCGCGGTCTACGGCACGCCCGACAGCGTACCCATCCCGGTGAGCGCGCCGCTTCGGCCCGAGAACCCTTACGGCCGTTCCAAGCGCATGGTCGAGGAGATCCTGGCCGACTTCGAGGCGGCCTACGGCCTGCGCCACGCCATCTTGCGCTATTTCAACGCCGCCGGGGCCGACCTTGAAGGAGAGATCGGCGAGGAACATGCCCCGGAGACGCATCTCGTGCCCCTGGCCGTTCTGGCGGCCCAGGGCAAGGCCCCGCCCCTGCGCCTCTTCGGCGACGATTGGGACACGCCCGACGGCACACCGATCCGCGACTACATCCACGTCACCGACCTGGCCGAGGCCCACGTGCTGGCCTTGCGCCGCATCCTGGAGCGTGACGAGAGCCTTATCTGCAACCTGGGCACGGGCCAGGGGAACAGCGTGCGCGAGATCGTGGCCGCCGTGGCCCGCGTGGGCGGCCGCGAGGTGCCGCATTCCGTGGCCCCGCGCCGTCCGGGCGATCCTTCCCGGCTGGTGGCGGACCCTTCGGCCGCCGAGGAGCTTCTCGGCTGGCGGCCGCGCATCACTGAGATAGAAGAGATCGTGGCCTCGGCTTGGCGCTGGCACGCGCAAAGGATGGGCATCTAG
- a CDS encoding HD-GYP domain-containing protein, translating into MVILVIDDEAGLRRSLCAYLEDLDYETLEAGDGLEGLEIMRANQGRLGAMLVDLNMPGMDGYSFIRHAVEETDNIPIVVLSGVGVVEDALRAMRMGAWDFITKPLHAFDVLRHTLDKVFERARLVRENREYQTNLERLVRERTAEVEATRRQVMQRLSRAAEYKDNETGRHVFRVGEISALLACELGLADERCEMVRDCAPLHDVGKIGVPDEVLLKPGPLTATEWEVMKRHCIFGCEILGPLDSRDAAHGACLDSERAVRQGDNELLDLARSLALFHHERWDGSGYPFGLRGEEIPIEARIVSIVDVYDALCSDRPYKKAFPEEECREIIRAGAGSQFDPRVVEAFLARIEEIRAIREMWKD; encoded by the coding sequence ATGGTGATTTTGGTCATCGACGACGAGGCGGGGCTCAGGCGCTCCTTGTGCGCCTATCTGGAAGACCTCGATTACGAGACCCTGGAGGCCGGGGACGGGCTTGAGGGTCTTGAGATCATGCGCGCCAACCAAGGCCGCCTGGGCGCCATGCTCGTGGACCTGAACATGCCCGGCATGGATGGCTACTCCTTCATCCGTCACGCCGTGGAGGAGACGGACAACATCCCCATCGTCGTCCTTTCGGGCGTCGGCGTCGTGGAGGACGCGCTTCGCGCCATGCGCATGGGCGCCTGGGATTTCATCACCAAGCCCCTGCACGCCTTCGACGTGTTGCGCCACACCCTGGACAAGGTCTTCGAGCGCGCCCGGCTCGTGCGCGAGAACCGCGAATATCAGACGAATCTGGAGCGGCTCGTGCGCGAGCGCACGGCCGAGGTCGAGGCCACGCGGCGACAGGTCATGCAGCGGCTCAGCCGCGCCGCCGAATACAAGGACAACGAGACCGGCCGCCATGTCTTTCGGGTTGGCGAGATCAGCGCGCTCTTGGCCTGCGAACTCGGGCTTGCCGACGAACGCTGCGAGATGGTGCGCGACTGTGCGCCGTTGCACGACGTGGGCAAGATCGGCGTGCCCGACGAGGTGTTACTCAAGCCCGGACCCCTCACGGCCACCGAGTGGGAGGTCATGAAGCGGCACTGCATCTTCGGCTGCGAGATCCTTGGCCCCCTGGACAGCCGCGACGCGGCCCACGGCGCGTGCCTGGACTCCGAAAGAGCCGTGCGCCAGGGCGACAACGAACTGCTCGACCTGGCCCGCTCTCTGGCCCTGTTTCACCATGAGCGGTGGGACGGGAGCGGCTATCCCTTCGGCCTGCGCGGGGAGGAAATCCCCATCGAGGCCAGGATCGTCTCCATCGTGGACGTCTACGACGCATTGTGCAGCGACAGGCCCTACAAGAAGGCCTTCCCCGAAGAGGAGTGCCGCGAGATCATCCGGGCGGGGGCGGGCAGCCAGTTCGATCCGCGCGTGGTCGAGGCATTTCTCGCGCGCATCGAGGAGATTCGCGCCATCCGCGAGATGTGGAAGGATTGA
- a CDS encoding cache domain-containing protein, whose translation MKRPTDHEAGGREGSSSVWSRFAWGGERIVTHRLLVLIGLGVLFALACFFLIFKLWTDSYISESEMQRRANLREMVTLARNAIEPIVEDVRQGRSDRDEAIARIQILVGRMTYDDEQGKNYIFMSAYDGTMLVQPYAPELVGTNQWEMRDPDGFPIIQELVRTARDSSEGGYVTYAYLPPGSNVPELKLSYVVGIPELQCYIGTGKYLQAILGQQIALVRWAYVLAFALLLVFSTPLFLFALVLRRQNRALAAEVDERSRAENALQASESRFRAFMEHLPGLVVIKDARSRFVYFNQQFLDTFPVKDWHGRTPGELFSPEVAARMVEMDQKALRDGFVVYDEVWDAESGRVKILEMRKFAIPQDDGTYIGTIVSDVTERKISEEKYRVLFEAAKDAILIIKDGRIVECNTYASEMFGCSKEALIGANPAEFSPKTQPDGSDSGQAARELIEKAVAGRPQFFEWRHRRCSGEQFTVEVSLVSMSVHGETLCLGFIRDVTERKQMEAMMVQTEKMVSLGGIAAGIAHEINNPLGIVLQAANNVIQRLRPDFEKNVAVAAGLGLDMEKLSDYVSARKIDVFVEDIRSAAVRASGIVRHMLDFSRQSGSVRGPCDLSALIERAVTLASSDYDLKKSYDFRKIEIIRDIAPDMPHVVCAQTEIEQVVLNLLRNAAQAMASAEPAVAAPRIVIRARVSGGMARIEIEDNGPGMDQETQRRIFEPFFTTKPTGVGTGLGLSVSYFIVTKGHGGSIAVDSSTGRGTMFTIELPLDAHGGERS comes from the coding sequence ATGAAGCGGCCAACGGACCACGAGGCCGGGGGCCGCGAGGGCTCTTCTTCAGTCTGGAGCCGCTTCGCCTGGGGAGGCGAGCGCATCGTCACGCACCGCCTGCTGGTGCTCATCGGCCTGGGCGTCCTCTTTGCCCTGGCCTGCTTCTTTCTCATCTTCAAGCTCTGGACGGATTCCTACATCAGCGAATCCGAGATGCAGCGTCGCGCCAATCTCCGCGAGATGGTCACCCTGGCGCGCAACGCCATCGAGCCCATCGTCGAGGACGTCCGCCAGGGCCGTAGCGACCGCGACGAGGCCATCGCGCGTATCCAGATCCTGGTCGGCCGCATGACCTACGACGACGAGCAGGGCAAGAACTACATCTTCATGAGCGCTTACGACGGGACCATGCTCGTGCAGCCCTACGCGCCGGAACTCGTGGGCACCAACCAATGGGAGATGCGCGACCCGGACGGCTTTCCCATCATTCAGGAGCTGGTGCGCACGGCCAGGGACAGCTCCGAGGGCGGCTACGTGACCTACGCCTACCTGCCGCCCGGCTCCAACGTGCCCGAGCTCAAACTCTCCTATGTCGTCGGCATTCCGGAACTACAGTGTTACATCGGCACGGGCAAATATCTGCAAGCCATCCTTGGCCAGCAGATCGCCCTGGTGCGCTGGGCCTACGTTTTGGCCTTCGCGCTGCTTCTGGTCTTCTCCACGCCGCTGTTTCTCTTCGCCCTGGTCTTGCGACGCCAGAACCGGGCGCTGGCGGCCGAGGTCGACGAACGCAGCCGGGCCGAGAATGCTCTTCAGGCCAGCGAATCGCGTTTCAGAGCCTTCATGGAACATCTGCCGGGTCTTGTGGTCATCAAGGACGCGCGGTCACGGTTCGTGTACTTCAACCAACAGTTCCTCGACACATTCCCGGTCAAGGACTGGCATGGCAGGACGCCCGGCGAGTTGTTCTCGCCCGAGGTGGCGGCCAGGATGGTCGAGATGGATCAAAAGGCCCTGCGGGACGGCTTTGTGGTCTACGACGAGGTATGGGACGCCGAGAGCGGCAGGGTGAAGATCCTCGAAATGCGCAAGTTCGCCATCCCGCAGGACGACGGCACGTACATCGGCACCATCGTCAGCGACGTGACCGAGCGCAAGATCAGCGAAGAGAAGTACCGGGTGCTTTTCGAAGCCGCCAAGGACGCCATCCTGATCATCAAGGACGGGCGGATCGTGGAGTGCAACACCTACGCCTCTGAGATGTTCGGCTGCTCCAAGGAGGCGTTGATCGGCGCAAATCCGGCCGAATTCTCTCCCAAGACCCAGCCCGACGGTAGCGACTCGGGCCAGGCCGCGCGGGAATTGATCGAAAAGGCCGTCGCGGGGCGGCCGCAGTTCTTCGAATGGCGCCACCGGCGCTGCAGCGGCGAGCAGTTTACTGTCGAGGTCTCCCTTGTCTCTATGAGCGTCCACGGTGAAACACTCTGCCTTGGTTTCATCCGCGACGTGACCGAGCGCAAGCAGATGGAGGCCATGATGGTCCAGACCGAGAAGATGGTCTCGCTCGGCGGCATCGCGGCCGGAATCGCGCACGAGATCAACAATCCCTTAGGAATCGTGCTTCAGGCGGCGAACAACGTCATCCAGCGACTGCGGCCGGATTTCGAGAAGAACGTCGCGGTCGCGGCCGGGCTCGGCCTCGACATGGAAAAACTCTCGGACTACGTGAGCGCCCGCAAGATCGACGTCTTCGTGGAGGACATCCGGTCCGCGGCCGTGCGCGCCTCGGGTATCGTCAGGCACATGCTCGACTTCAGTAGGCAGAGCGGATCGGTGCGCGGGCCGTGCGATCTTTCGGCCCTTATCGAGCGGGCCGTGACCCTGGCGTCGAGCGACTACGACCTCAAAAAATCATATGACTTCAGGAAGATCGAGATTATCCGTGACATCGCGCCGGACATGCCCCATGTCGTCTGCGCGCAGACCGAGATCGAGCAGGTGGTTTTGAATCTGCTGCGCAACGCGGCCCAGGCCATGGCCTCGGCCGAGCCAGCGGTCGCCGCGCCCCGGATCGTCATCCGGGCGCGCGTTTCAGGGGGCATGGCGCGCATCGAGATCGAGGACAACGGACCCGGAATGGACCAGGAAACACAGCGCCGCATTTTCGAACCCTTCTTCACCACCAAGCCGACGGGCGTTGGAACCGGGCTCGGGTTGTCGGTTTCGTATTTCATCGTCACCAAAGGGCATGGCGGCTCCATAGCCGTGGATTCATCCACCGGGCGGGGCACGATGTTCACCATCGAACTGCCGTTGGATGCGCACGGAGGGGAGCGCTCATGA